The following are from one region of the Vicia villosa cultivar HV-30 ecotype Madison, WI unplaced genomic scaffold, Vvil1.0 ctg.000052F_1_1, whole genome shotgun sequence genome:
- the LOC131623134 gene encoding conserved oligomeric Golgi complex subunit 7-like, with protein MMVDLGPFSNENFDPKKWINSACQSRHPQESLDKHLVDLEMKLQMISEEIAASLEDQSTAALLRVPRATRDVIRLRDDAVSLRSAVSAILQKLKKAEGSSSESIAALAKVDVVKQRMEAAYETLQDAAGLTQLSSTVEDVFATGDLPRAAETLANMRHCLSAVGEVAEFANIRKQLQVLEDRLDTMVQPRLTDALSNRKVDAAQDLRGILIRIGRFKSLESQYSKVHLKPIKQLWEDFESREWANKSANEKNEMEKTSSGGNFQSVSPAISFSNWLPSFYDELLLYLEQEWKWCMIAFPEDYKTLVPRLLSETMMAIGASFISHINLAIGDAVPETKALAKGLSDILSGDMQKGIKLQTKHLEALIELHNITGSFARNIQHLFSGSDVQVLRDVLKAVYLPYESFKQRYGQMERAILSSEIAGIDLRGAVIRGVGAQGVELSETVRRMEESIPQVIILLEASAERCISFTGGSEADELILALDDIMLQYISTLQETLRSLRTVCGVDYGGGGTGKKDIEKKDGSQNARRVDLVSNEEEWSMVQGALQILTVADSLTSRSSVFEASLRATLARLSTTLSFSALGSSLDQNQTINGNEDGEPSFGGRAALDMATLRLVDVPEKARKLFSLLNQSKDPRFHALPLASQRVAAFEDTVNELVYDVLISKVRQRLSDVSRLPIWSTVEEQSAFPLPTFSAYPQSYVTSVGEYLLTLPQQLEPLAEGISSSEANDEAQFFATEWMFKVAEGATALYIEQLRGIQYITDRGAQQLSVDIDYLSNVLSALSMPIPGVLATFQSCLSTSRDQIKDLLKTDSANQFDLPTANLVCKMRRVNLDS; from the exons ATGATGGTGGATTTGGGTCCGTTCTCAAACGAAAACTTCGACCCAAAGAAATGGATCAACTCGGCGTGTCAGAGTCGACACCCTCAGGAGTCATTGGATAAGCACCTCGTCGATTTGGAGATGAAGCTCCAGATGATTTCCGAGGAAATCGCCGCTTCTCTCGAGGACCAAAGCACCGCTGCTCTCCTCCGTGTTCCTCGCGCCACTCGTGACGTCATCCGCCTCCGCGATGATGCCGTTTCTCTCCGTTCTGCTGTCTCCGCCATCCTCCAAAAGCTCAAGAAG GCAGAGGGATCGTCTTCTGAATCTATAGCGGCACTTGCTAAGGTCGATGTAGTCAAGCAGAGGATGGAAGCTGCTTATGAAACTTTGCAG GATGCTGCTGGATTAACCCAATTAAGTTCCACAGTGGAGGATGTATTCGCCACTGGTGATCTCCCTCGTGCTGCTGAAACACTTGCTAATATGAGGCATTGCTTGTCTGCTGTTGGGGAG GTTGCTGAATTTGCCAACATAAGAAAACAGCTTCAAGTCTTGGAGGATAGGCTAGACACAATGGTGCAGCCTCGTCTTACTGATGCATTATCCAATCGCAAG gTTGATGCTGCTCAAGATTTGCGTGGAATTCTCATTAGAATAGGAAGGTTTAAGTCTTTGGAATCTCAATATTCAAAGGTACATCTAAAACCAATTAAACAACTCTGGGAAGACTTTGAATCAAGAGAATGGGCTAATAAGTCTGCAAATGAGAAGAATGAAATGGAGAAAACATCAAGTGGTGGCAATTTTCAGTCTGTTTCACCTGCAATATCCTTCTCCAATTGGTTACCAAGCTTTTATGATGAGCTACTACTTTATCTTGAACAAGAATGGAAATG GTGTATGATTGCTTTTCCAGAAGATTATAAAACTCTTGTCCCGAGGTTACTAAGTGAGACAATGATGGCTATAGGTGCAAGTTTCATATCTCATATCAACCTTGCCATTGGAGATGCTGTTCCAGAAACAAAAGCACTGGCTAAAG GTTTATCGGATATTTTATCTGGAGACATGCAAAAGGGTATTAAGCTTCAGACAAAGCACCTGGAGGCTTTGATTGAATTACACAATATCACCGGGTCCTTTGCAAGGAATATTCAACACTTATTTTCTGGTTCTGACGTACAAGTTTTAAGGGATGTGCTGAAAGCAGTGTATTTGCCATATGAATCGTTTAAACAAAG GTATGGACAGATGGAGCGTGCCATCCTTTCCTCTGAGATTGCAGGAATAGATTTAAGAGGAGCTGTAATTCGAGGGGTAGGAGCCCAAGGAGTTGAACTCAGTGAAACTGTTCGTAGGATGGAGGAGTCTATTCCTCAAGTTATTATACTTCTTGAAGCTTCTGCCGAGAGATGCATCAGTTTCACTGGAGGTTCTGAGGCAGATGAGCTGATTCTCGCCCTTGATGATATAATGTTACAATACATTTCCACTCTACAAGAAACTCTCAGGTCACTAAGAACTGTCTGTGGTGTGGATTATGGTGGCGGTGGTACTGGAAAGAAAGACATcgagaagaaagatggaagtcaAAATGCTCGGAGAGTTGATTTGGTCTCAAATGAAGAGGAATGGTCCATGGTCCAAGGGGCACTGCAGATCCTTACAGTTGCAGATAGTTTGACAAGCAGATCCTCTGTCTTCGAAGCATCTTTAAGAGCTACTCTTGCTAGATTAAGCACAACTTTATCTTTTTCAGCATTGGGTTCAAGTTTAGATCAAAACCAGACTATAAATGGTAATGAAGACGGAGAGCCATCTTTTGGTGGGAGGGCTGCCTTGGACATGGCAACACTGCGGCTGGTTGACGTGCCCGAGAAAGCTAGGAAACTCTTTAGCCTCTTAAATCAG TCTAAAGATCCCCGTTTCCATGCTCTTCCCCTTGCATCTCAAAGAGTTGCAGCATTTGAAGACACAGTTAATGAACTTGTATATGATGTCCTCATATCCAAAGTACGGCAACGCCTCAGTGACGTGTCCCGTTTGCCAATATGGTCAACAGTTGAGGAACAGAGTGCTTTTCCTCTCCCTACCTTCAGTGCATATCCACAGTCCTATGTGACCAGTGTTGGCGAGTATCTTCTTACTTTACCCCAACAATTGGAGCCCCTTGCTGAGGGAATATCTAGCAGTGAAGCGAATGATGAAGCACAGTTCTTTGCAACTGAATGGATGTTCAAG GTTGCAGAGGGTGCAACAGCACTCTACATAGAGCAGTTGCGTGGGATTCAGTATATTACAGACCGCGGTGCGCAGCAGCTATCAGTTGATATTGATTATCTTAGTAACGTGCTTTCGGCTCTTTCAATGCCAATCCCTGGAGTTCTGGCTACATTTCAAAGTTGTCTTTCTACCTCAAGAGACCAGATAAAAGATCTTCTGAAGACAGATTCAGCAAACCAATTTGATCTGCCAACAGCAAACCTTGTGTGTAAGATGCGGCGGGTGAATTTAGATTCGTGA
- the LOC131623102 gene encoding uncharacterized protein LOC131623102 has product MKDVSEMSLEEDFLNLSQRKTIEELKDCQDNMVCVVLGTIKHVVGGNDWWYAACVCNKAVVVDSKRFFCPKCEQHVWTIVPRYRVKVRVIDETDSATFMLFDRDCYLLTKITCSNLIAEMDRETEPAVVQRVIGGFVDQTYLFKIDVNNGVNSGFEQSFCVKKVCADKDIITKFKSVAKNSVDVEDDLAAGVEQNDMAAGVVQNDMGAGVIQDLNSAVKNSTGVDENLTAVHVQSELTAGVVRNLSSTFFATFFPFVGTYLVSATNPSMTFIASSFLINQIALKKLLCDK; this is encoded by the exons ATGAAGGATGTTTCTGAGATGAGTTTAGAAGAGGATTTCTTAAATTTGAGTCAGCGCAAAACAATTGAGGAGCTAAAGGACTGTCAAGAT AACATGGTTTGTGTTGTGTTAGGCACAATCAAACATGTTGTTGGTGGCAATGATTGGTGGTATGCTGCATGTGTCTGCAACAAGGCAGTCGTTGTAGATTCCAAAAGGTTTTTCTGCCCAAAGTGTGAACAGCATGTCTGGACAATAGTTCCAAG GTACCGTGTCAAAGTTAGAGTAATTGATGAAACAGACTCAGctacttttatgctttttgatcgTGATTGTTATTTGCTAACCAAGATTACATGTTCTAATTTGATTGCTGAAATGGACCGG GAAACTGAGCCAGCAGTTGTGCAGAGAGTGATTGGTGGTTTTGTTGACCAAACCTATTTGTTTAAGATAGACGTAAACAATGGTGTGAACTCTGGATTTGAGCAATCATTTTGTGTGAAAAAAGTTTGTGCTGATAAAGACATTATTACTAAGTTCAAATCTGTTGCAAAG AATTCGGTTGACGTTGAGGATGATTTGGCTGCTGGGGTTGAGCAAAATGATATGGCTGCTGGTGTTGTTCAGAATGATATGGGTGCTGGTGTAATTCAGGATTTGAATTCTGCTGTGAAG AATTCTACTGGTGTTGATGAGAATTTGACTGctgtccatgttcaaagtgagtTGACTGCTGGTGTAGTTCGGAATTTGAGTTCAACTTTCTTCGCAACTTTCTTCCCCTTTGTCGGGACATATCTAGTGTCTGCAACTAATCCATCAATGACTTTCATAGCTTCTTCATTCCTGATAAATCAAATCGCATTAAAGAAATTATTATGTGATAAGTAG